One genomic segment of Bacteroidia bacterium includes these proteins:
- a CDS encoding iron-sulfur cluster assembly accessory protein, producing the protein MITVSERAKEKTLALFKEENRGPETFIRVGVSGGGCSGLSYKLEFDSKKQEGDQEFEDKGVRIVVDRKSFLYLVGTELDFSGGLNGKGFVFNNPNASRTCGCGESFSV; encoded by the coding sequence ATGATCACTGTCTCAGAACGCGCAAAAGAAAAAACGCTGGCTTTATTCAAGGAAGAGAACCGCGGTCCGGAAACATTTATCCGCGTGGGAGTATCCGGTGGGGGTTGTTCCGGCTTGTCGTACAAACTGGAATTTGACTCCAAGAAGCAGGAGGGAGATCAGGAGTTTGAGGACAAAGGTGTCCGCATTGTAGTGGACCGAAAGAGTTTTCTTTATCTCGTTGGAACCGAACTGGATTTCAGCGGCGGACTCAACGGGAAGGGATTTGTATTTAATAACCCCAATGCCTCCAGAACCTGCGGTTGCGGAGAATCATTTTCTGTCTGA